The Cucurbita pepo subsp. pepo cultivar mu-cu-16 chromosome LG08, ASM280686v2, whole genome shotgun sequence genome contains a region encoding:
- the LOC111801053 gene encoding reticulon-like protein B1 — MADHSDNVESKSESLIDKIVEKIHDHDSSSSGSDSETEGSLKEKVFRLFGRERPVHHVFGGGKPADLLLWRNKKISAGVLTGATVIWVFFELLECHLLTFVSRSLILSLGLLFLWSNAHTFIYKSPPRIPEVQLPADPFLEFASTLRAEINCGFALLRDIATGRDLKKFITAIAGLWVLSIVGSWCNFLTLFYINFVLLHTVPVLYEKYEDKIDPLAEKALIEFKKHYAVFEEKVLSKIPKGPLKGKKA; from the exons ATGGCGGACCACTCTGACAACGTGGAGTCGAAATCGGAGTCATTGATCGACAAGATAGTCGAGAAGATTCATGATCATGATTCTTCTTCGTCCGGATCAGACTCTGAAACCGAGGGATCCTTGAAGGAGAAGGTCTTCCGCCTTTTTGGAAGGGAGAGGCCAGTTCATCATGTCTTCGGCGGTGGAAAAC CTGCTGATTTATTGTTGTGGAGGAATAAGAAGATCTCAGCTGGTGTCCTTACTGGAGCCACTGTTATCTGGGTTTTCTTTGAACTGCTCGAGTGCCATCTGCTTACATTTGTTTCTCGTTCTCTGATCCTCTCTCTTGGGCTCTTGTTTCTTTGGTCCAATGCCCACACATTTATCTACAA GAGTCCACCCCGAATCCCAGAAGTTCAACTTCCTGCGGACCCCTTCCTGGAGTTTGCTTCAACTTTGAGGGCGGAAATTAATTGTGGTTTTGCATTATTGCGGGACATTGCAACTGGAAGAGATTTGAAGAAATTCATCACT GCAATCGCTGGCTTGTGGGTCCTGTCGATCGTGGGAAGCTGGTGCAATTTCTTGACGCTGTTCTACATAA ACTTTGTTTTGTTGCACACTGTTCCTGTTCTGTATGAGAAGTACGAAGATAAGATCGACCCATTAGCGGAAAAAGCATTAATTGAGTTCAAAAAGCACTACGCCGTGTTTGAAGAAAAGGTTTTGAGCAAGATCCCAAAAGGGCCATTGAAAGGTAAGAAGGCTTAA